One stretch of Aquimarina sp. Aq107 DNA includes these proteins:
- a CDS encoding PAS domain-containing protein: MAYSEETTSRDFIPLNENFLKEKLYQLFKKEDKIFDFIQDSVLDGLWFWDIEKPSNEWVSKSFWNTLGYDPKHMPNKITSWRDVINSDDLKKVLENLEKKSQNLSQSYEQVLRYTHKLGHIVWFRFKGLLIRDHNGKPIQMLGTHTDLTKLKRTEGKLQELVEKYEDVLEGPNQGSWEWNLRTGEVLFDEKWANIIGYSLAELQPISLDTWVSFMHPSDHIKTTKILQEHYEKRIPYYECEIRLKHKNGEWIWVLVKGKIISWDKEDNPEWLVGSQVDITDNKKALEKNRLFVSQAPSAMAMFDTNMRYLAASRRWFEDYNIVGQNIIGKTQYEVFPEMEEKWNEYYKECLTGNVLRKEEDCLKGNEGCIQWISWELRPWYNREGKIAGVLMHTSDISKLKKAEAINEERKVFLEAILDSVNVGIVSCDRNGKLTLFNKATKKWHGLPARSIPVTELSQYYGLYKKDGVTQLKEEEIPLLKALKGEDVKDQELTIIPKIGPTRKVVTNGSQLIGADGEIKGAVIAMHDVTERKMAEEKLKVSEEAFRGNFENAAIGMAIIGLDGRWIEVNNAVCNMIGYSKEKLTKMTFQDITHPDDLKKDLGLLNKLLKNEIPYYHLEKRYIHKNGQEVHTLLSVSLVKDKNQKPLYFISQITDTTQNIKTRRKLHKALAKLEGVLESSTRVAIIGTNTSGIINIFNKGAENLLGYSRDELLLKESPIIIHLKDEIKMAEVELSTELGEYKEGFKVFIELANKEKYYTREWTYVRKDGTQFPVQLTITAIKEEGNIIGYLGVATDISDIKKAERELKSILKVTEDQNIRLKDFAHIVSHKLQLHSGNFERLLEKFLQENPEAKESEIIKMFEITSSKLSHTIKNLNDVVKINNSITTNLD; encoded by the coding sequence ATGGCCTATAGCGAGGAAACTACGTCTAGAGATTTTATTCCCCTAAACGAAAATTTTTTAAAAGAAAAACTCTATCAACTTTTTAAGAAGGAAGATAAAATTTTTGACTTTATTCAAGATTCAGTATTGGATGGTCTCTGGTTTTGGGATATAGAAAAACCTAGTAATGAGTGGGTTAGCAAAAGTTTTTGGAATACTTTAGGATATGATCCAAAACACATGCCTAATAAAATAACCTCTTGGCGGGATGTTATTAATAGTGATGATCTTAAAAAAGTATTAGAAAACCTCGAAAAAAAATCACAAAATCTTTCTCAGTCTTATGAACAAGTTCTACGCTATACGCATAAATTGGGTCACATTGTTTGGTTTCGATTTAAGGGTTTGCTCATAAGAGATCATAATGGAAAACCAATTCAAATGTTAGGGACCCATACAGATCTTACCAAATTGAAAAGAACTGAAGGAAAATTACAAGAATTAGTTGAAAAATATGAGGATGTTCTTGAAGGGCCAAATCAAGGTTCTTGGGAATGGAATTTAAGGACAGGAGAGGTTTTGTTTGACGAAAAATGGGCTAATATTATTGGATATTCACTTGCAGAATTACAGCCTATTTCCCTAGATACTTGGGTTAGCTTTATGCATCCTTCAGATCATATTAAAACAACCAAAATATTGCAGGAACATTATGAAAAACGAATTCCATATTATGAATGTGAAATTCGCCTAAAACATAAAAATGGAGAATGGATATGGGTTTTGGTTAAAGGTAAAATAATTAGCTGGGATAAAGAAGATAATCCAGAATGGTTGGTAGGATCCCAGGTTGATATTACGGATAATAAAAAAGCATTAGAGAAAAATAGATTGTTTGTAAGTCAAGCTCCAAGTGCGATGGCAATGTTTGATACAAATATGAGATACTTGGCAGCATCTAGAAGATGGTTTGAAGATTATAATATTGTAGGTCAAAATATAATTGGAAAAACACAGTATGAAGTTTTTCCAGAAATGGAAGAAAAATGGAACGAATATTATAAAGAATGTCTCACTGGAAATGTTCTTAGAAAAGAAGAAGATTGCCTTAAAGGGAATGAAGGTTGTATACAATGGATTTCCTGGGAACTCAGACCTTGGTATAATAGAGAAGGAAAAATTGCAGGAGTTTTAATGCATACTTCTGATATTTCTAAACTAAAAAAAGCAGAAGCTATTAATGAAGAACGTAAGGTTTTTTTAGAAGCTATTCTAGATAGTGTTAATGTTGGGATAGTATCCTGTGATCGAAACGGTAAATTGACATTATTTAATAAAGCAACGAAAAAATGGCATGGTTTACCAGCAAGATCTATTCCAGTTACGGAATTATCCCAATATTATGGTCTTTACAAGAAAGATGGTGTAACGCAATTAAAAGAAGAAGAAATACCACTACTAAAAGCTTTAAAAGGAGAAGATGTAAAAGATCAAGAACTAACTATAATTCCTAAAATTGGTCCTACAAGAAAAGTAGTGACTAATGGTTCGCAGTTAATAGGAGCAGATGGAGAAATAAAAGGTGCAGTTATAGCAATGCATGATGTTACTGAAAGAAAAATGGCTGAAGAGAAACTTAAAGTAAGTGAAGAAGCATTTAGAGGTAATTTTGAAAATGCTGCAATAGGAATGGCTATAATCGGTTTAGATGGAAGATGGATTGAAGTGAATAATGCAGTTTGTAATATGATTGGATATTCTAAGGAAAAACTTACTAAGATGACTTTTCAGGATATTACCCATCCTGATGATCTGAAAAAAGATCTAGGATTATTGAATAAACTTTTAAAAAATGAAATACCTTATTATCATTTAGAAAAGAGATATATTCATAAAAATGGTCAGGAAGTCCATACATTGTTATCGGTCTCTTTGGTGAAGGATAAAAACCAAAAACCACTTTATTTCATTTCCCAAATAACTGATACTACTCAAAATATAAAAACCAGGAGAAAACTGCATAAGGCCCTTGCAAAATTAGAAGGAGTCTTAGAGTCGAGTACTAGAGTTGCTATTATCGGTACAAATACATCAGGTATCATCAATATATTTAATAAAGGAGCAGAAAATTTATTGGGATATTCTAGAGATGAACTTTTATTGAAAGAAAGTCCAATTATTATTCATCTAAAAGATGAGATAAAGATGGCTGAAGTTGAGTTGTCAACAGAATTAGGTGAATATAAAGAAGGGTTTAAGGTTTTTATTGAATTAGCAAATAAAGAAAAATATTATACTAGAGAATGGACGTATGTTAGAAAAGATGGGACTCAATTTCCAGTACAGCTTACAATTACAGCAATAAAAGAAGAAGGAAACATAATAGGTTATTTAGGTGTTGCCACCGATATTAGTGATATAAAAAAAGCAGAGAGAGAGCTTAAGTCAATTTTAAAAGTAACTGAAGATCAAAACATACGTTTAAAAGATTTTGCTCATATCGTATCTCATAAATTGCAATTACATTCGGGTAATTTCGAAAGACTCTTAGAGAAGTTTTTACAGGAAAATCCTGAAGCAAAAGAATCTGAAATCATTAAGATGTTCGAAATTACATCATCTAAACTTTCGCATACAATCAAGAATTTAAATGATGTAGTTAAAATCAATAATTCTATCACAACTAATTTAGATTAA
- the metF gene encoding methylenetetrahydrofolate reductase [NAD(P)H] codes for MKVTDHIKNAKGKTLFSFELIPPQKGKSIQELYNNIDPLMEFKPPFIDVTTSREEFIYIDRDGLLDKKLTRMRPGTVGICASITHKYNVDTIPHVLCGGFTKEETEYLLVDCHYLGIDNVMALRGDAMKEEKYFNPTKGGHCYANELVEQIVNMNNGRFLHEVIESDNQSDFCVGVAGYPEKHLEAPSMDSDIRRLKDKVDAGADYVVTQMFFDNKRYFEFVERAREAGINVPIIPGIKPVAVKRHLQLLPQVFKLDMPDELVKEVESCKTNKEVREVGVEFAIQQSKELMEYGVPVLHYYSMGKSDNIKKIAANVF; via the coding sequence ATGAAGGTTACAGATCATATAAAAAATGCAAAAGGAAAAACATTATTTTCTTTTGAACTAATACCACCACAAAAAGGGAAAAGTATTCAAGAGTTATATAACAATATTGATCCATTAATGGAGTTTAAACCTCCATTTATTGATGTAACTACTTCCAGAGAAGAATTTATTTATATTGATAGAGATGGGTTGCTAGATAAAAAGCTTACACGTATGCGTCCTGGAACAGTTGGGATTTGTGCTTCAATAACTCATAAGTATAATGTTGACACTATTCCCCATGTATTATGTGGGGGCTTCACAAAAGAAGAAACAGAATATCTTTTAGTTGATTGTCATTATTTAGGGATAGATAATGTTATGGCGCTACGTGGAGATGCAATGAAGGAGGAAAAGTATTTTAATCCTACAAAAGGAGGTCATTGTTATGCAAATGAATTGGTAGAACAAATTGTAAACATGAATAATGGAAGGTTTTTACATGAGGTTATAGAGAGTGATAACCAATCTGATTTTTGTGTTGGAGTAGCGGGGTATCCTGAAAAACATTTAGAAGCTCCTTCTATGGATTCGGATATAAGAAGGTTGAAGGATAAAGTTGATGCAGGTGCAGACTACGTTGTAACCCAAATGTTTTTTGATAATAAAAGATATTTTGAATTTGTGGAAAGAGCAAGAGAAGCAGGGATTAATGTTCCAATCATTCCAGGGATTAAACCAGTCGCTGTAAAAAGACATTTGCAATTACTTCCCCAAGTATTTAAGTTAGATATGCCAGATGAACTTGTTAAGGAAGTTGAGAGCTGTAAAACTAATAAAGAAGTAAGAGAAGTTGGTGTTGAATTTGCAATACAACAATCTAAGGAGTTAATGGAATATGGAGTACCTGTTTTACATTATTATTCAATGGGTAAATCTGATAATATAAAAAAAATTGCAGCAAATGTATTTTAA
- a CDS encoding acyloxyacyl hydrolase, whose translation MIKRLCLVLFLLGYLVQSQEDKPYYSFDVNNFYGTILKHNPDISHLITGHPSGVLFSINRKTFGNKDWQRLYNSPDYGVSFIYQDMDNEFLGENFGLYAHYNFYFFRRVLMLRLGQGLAYNTNPYDEDDNFRNVAYGSHFMSSTFAMLNLKKENLIGGLGVQLGFGVIHYSNANFKAPNKSTNTLVFNAGFNYVLDSTYPEYIKKEKGDVKGSEPISYGFMFRSGINESDVVGSGQHPFYTIAAFADKRLNKKSSVQLGAELFFSEALKKFIDFRSTGDFEDGTTGDEDSKRVGVFLGHELRINRISILTQLGYYVYYPYDFEGQVYNRFGARYYFNKNIFGSITVRSHAAKAEAVEFSIGYRL comes from the coding sequence ATGATAAAACGTCTTTGTTTAGTACTTTTTCTTCTAGGGTATTTGGTACAATCTCAAGAAGATAAACCATATTATAGTTTTGATGTCAATAATTTTTATGGAACAATCCTGAAACACAATCCGGATATTTCTCATTTAATTACTGGGCATCCTTCTGGAGTTCTTTTTTCAATAAACCGAAAAACTTTTGGAAATAAAGACTGGCAGCGTTTGTATAATTCTCCCGATTATGGAGTGTCATTTATTTATCAAGATATGGATAATGAGTTTTTAGGAGAAAACTTCGGACTCTACGCTCATTATAATTTTTATTTTTTTAGACGAGTTTTAATGCTTAGGCTTGGACAAGGATTAGCATATAATACAAATCCATATGATGAGGATGATAATTTTAGAAATGTAGCCTATGGGTCTCATTTTATGAGTTCTACCTTCGCAATGTTAAACCTAAAAAAAGAAAACTTAATAGGAGGACTTGGAGTACAATTAGGGTTTGGGGTAATTCATTATTCTAATGCTAATTTTAAAGCACCTAATAAAAGCACAAATACGTTAGTTTTTAATGCGGGATTTAATTATGTCTTGGATAGTACGTATCCAGAATATATTAAAAAAGAAAAAGGAGATGTTAAAGGTTCAGAACCTATTTCTTACGGTTTTATGTTCCGTAGTGGAATTAATGAAAGTGATGTTGTGGGATCTGGTCAGCATCCATTTTATACAATTGCAGCATTTGCGGATAAGAGATTGAATAAAAAGAGTAGTGTTCAGTTAGGAGCAGAATTATTCTTTTCAGAAGCTTTAAAAAAGTTTATAGATTTTAGGTCAACTGGCGATTTTGAAGACGGAACTACAGGAGATGAAGATTCGAAAAGAGTTGGTGTTTTTTTAGGACATGAATTACGAATTAATAGGATATCGATTTTGACACAGTTAGGATATTATGTGTATTATCCATATGATTTCGAAGGACAAGTATATAATCGTTTTGGTGCGAGATATTATTTTAATAAAAATATATTTGGATCAATTACTGTCAGATCTCATGCGGCTAAAGCAGAAGCAGTAGAATTTTCAATAGGATATAGATTGTGA
- a CDS encoding 2Fe-2S iron-sulfur cluster-binding protein, giving the protein MSDVTIKIKDREGEIHEVQAPTDMAMNLMEVCKAYELPVEGTCGGMAMCASCQCYVLSDHELPEMSQDEDLMLAEAFYVEDNSRLGCQIPITPQLDGLEVELAPES; this is encoded by the coding sequence ATGTCAGACGTTACCATAAAGATAAAAGATAGAGAAGGAGAAATTCATGAAGTACAGGCTCCTACTGATATGGCAATGAACCTTATGGAAGTATGTAAAGCCTATGAACTTCCGGTAGAAGGGACTTGTGGTGGTATGGCCATGTGTGCATCTTGTCAATGTTATGTTTTATCAGATCATGAGCTTCCAGAAATGAGTCAAGATGAAGATTTAATGCTTGCAGAAGCCTTTTATGTAGAAGATAATAGTAGACTTGGATGTCAGATTCCAATTACGCCGCAATTAGATGGTTTAGAAGTTGAATTAGCTCCTGAATCTTAA
- a CDS encoding head GIN domain-containing protein encodes MKRVIIIILGLCLVSCDSENALDCFQRTGDIIRQEVEVSDFTRILVNPNVELILKEGEVASVVIETGDNLLDEVSAVVEGDRLVLSNSNDCNFVRDFNQTKVFVTSPNITEIRSETQFDISSDGVLRYPSLVLFAEDFFENEGGNITGTFTMEIDNEVLTVVGNNIASFFIKGNVETLNVTFASGTGRFEGGELISQDVNIKHRGTNKIIVNPQQSIKGEIRSTGDVISVNTPPIIEVDEFFTGRLIFN; translated from the coding sequence GTGAAAAGAGTAATCATAATAATATTAGGTTTGTGTTTGGTTTCCTGTGATTCTGAAAATGCGTTGGACTGTTTTCAAAGAACAGGAGATATAATAAGACAAGAGGTTGAGGTTTCTGATTTTACAAGAATCTTAGTAAACCCCAATGTAGAGTTGATCCTAAAAGAAGGAGAGGTAGCTTCTGTTGTAATCGAGACAGGTGATAATTTGTTGGATGAAGTATCCGCGGTGGTTGAAGGAGATCGTTTAGTGTTAAGTAATAGTAATGATTGTAACTTTGTAAGAGATTTTAATCAAACTAAAGTTTTTGTTACTTCTCCAAATATTACTGAAATTCGTAGTGAAACGCAATTTGATATTTCTTCTGATGGGGTACTAAGGTATCCTTCATTGGTTTTGTTTGCTGAAGATTTTTTTGAAAATGAGGGTGGAAATATAACAGGAACTTTTACCATGGAGATCGATAACGAAGTTTTAACAGTTGTCGGTAATAATATTGCTTCTTTTTTTATTAAAGGTAATGTCGAGACTTTGAATGTTACTTTTGCTTCCGGAACAGGTCGATTTGAAGGAGGTGAACTTATTTCTCAAGACGTGAACATAAAACATAGAGGAACAAATAAGATCATTGTAAATCCTCAACAATCCATAAAAGGTGAAATAAGAAGTACAGGTGATGTGATTTCTGTAAATACACCTCCAATAATAGAGGTTGATGAATTTTTTACTGGCCGACTTATTTTTAATTAA
- a CDS encoding homocysteine S-methyltransferase family protein, whose product MKDIKKILEERILVLDGAMGTMLQRHKFTEEDFRGERFKDWPIPVQGNNDLLSITQPEAIKEVHRLYFEAGADIIETNTFSGTTIAMADYEMEELVYELNYQSAKIAKEVADDFTEKEPHKPRFVAGSIGPTNRTASMSPDVNDPGFRAVTFDELRVAYKQQVEALLDGGSDILLVETIFDTLNAKAALFAIEEVKDERNIEVPIMISGTITDASGRTLSGQTAEAFLISVSHIPMLSVGFNCALGASQLTPHLEVLAQKANFGVSAHPNAGLPNAFGEYDETPEQMASQIKEYMDKSLVNIIGGCCGTTPEHIKAIADLAKNYEPRSVEVVA is encoded by the coding sequence ATGAAAGACATAAAAAAAATATTAGAGGAAAGAATTCTTGTGCTTGATGGTGCTATGGGTACTATGCTGCAACGTCATAAGTTTACAGAAGAAGATTTTAGAGGAGAACGATTTAAAGATTGGCCGATTCCGGTTCAAGGTAATAATGATTTATTAAGTATTACGCAACCCGAAGCTATAAAAGAAGTACATCGATTGTATTTCGAAGCTGGAGCTGATATCATAGAAACCAATACTTTTTCTGGGACTACAATTGCTATGGCTGATTATGAGATGGAAGAGTTGGTCTATGAATTAAATTATCAATCTGCTAAAATAGCAAAAGAGGTAGCAGATGATTTTACAGAGAAAGAACCTCATAAGCCCAGATTTGTAGCAGGCTCGATTGGCCCGACAAATAGAACTGCTAGTATGTCTCCTGATGTAAATGATCCTGGATTTAGAGCGGTTACTTTTGATGAACTAAGAGTGGCTTATAAACAACAAGTAGAAGCTTTACTTGATGGCGGTTCTGATATTCTTTTAGTTGAAACCATTTTTGATACTTTAAACGCAAAAGCAGCACTCTTCGCAATTGAAGAAGTGAAAGATGAAAGGAACATAGAAGTACCAATTATGATAAGTGGTACGATAACCGATGCAAGTGGTCGTACATTATCCGGACAGACTGCAGAAGCGTTTTTAATTTCGGTATCTCATATCCCAATGCTATCAGTTGGCTTTAATTGTGCTTTGGGGGCAAGTCAATTAACTCCCCATTTAGAAGTGTTAGCTCAGAAAGCAAACTTTGGAGTTTCTGCGCACCCTAATGCGGGATTGCCAAATGCTTTTGGAGAATACGATGAAACTCCAGAACAAATGGCATCTCAAATTAAGGAATATATGGATAAAAGTTTAGTGAACATTATTGGAGGATGCTGTGGAACAACACCTGAACATATAAAAGCGATTGCGGATTTAGCTAAAAATTATGAACCAAGATCAGTAGAAGTTGTAGCATAG
- the metH gene encoding methionine synthase, translating to MSTEQKRKYLKLSGLEPMIVSAETNFINVGERTNVAGSRKFLRLVKEEKFDEALDIARHQVEGGAQVIDINMDDGLIDGKEAMVRFLNLIMAEPDIARVPIMIDSSKWDIIEAGLQVVQGKCVVNSISLKEGEEEFITHAKKIKRYGAAVIIMAFDEVGQADNYERRIEISKRSYDILVNQVNFPPEDIIFDLNIFPVATGMEEHRKNAIDFIEATRWVRENLPHCSVSGGVSNVSFSFRGNNPVREAMHSVFLYHAIKAGMNMGIVNPAMLEVYDDIPKDLLEHVEDVILDRRDDATERLLDFAETVVGTSKEKTVDLSWREESLQNRITRALVKGIDQYIVEDVEEARQAADKPIEVIEGNLMTGMNVVGDLFGSGKMFLPQVVKSARVMKKAVAHLLPYIEEEKKKNPQLAQGNGSAGKVLMATVKGDVHDIGKNIVSVVLGCNNYEIVDMGVMVPPEKIIQTAIDEQVDIIGLSGLITPSLDEMVFLAKEMERRNFKVPLLIGGATTSKAHTAVKIDPQYKNAVVHVNDASRAVTVVGDLLNKRSNQKYVGDLKDDYEKFREGFLKRTKQKEYLSIEDARKNKYKIDWSSSCIIKPNKLGVQVIEDFDLKKLEPFIDWTPFFRSWDLHGKYPAILTDEVVGEQAASLYKDAQELLQKVFNEKLLGAKAVYGLFEANTVNNDDVLIKSGSKNFKFRTLRQQLKKHAGKPNFALADFVAPKESEIQDYMGCFCVTTGFGTKELAEAFEADLDDYNSIMIKALADRLAEAFAECLHQKIRKEDWGYAKEEKLSNEELIKESYKGIRPAPGYPACPDHLEKLTIWEVLQVKDRIGVELTEGLAMWPAASVSGYYFANPEARYFGLGKIKEDQVKDFADRKNIDFEYAQKWLSPNIID from the coding sequence ATGAGTACGGAGCAAAAAAGAAAATACCTGAAATTGTCTGGACTGGAACCTATGATTGTTTCAGCAGAAACGAATTTTATTAATGTAGGAGAACGAACAAATGTTGCTGGATCACGTAAGTTTTTACGTTTGGTAAAAGAGGAAAAGTTTGATGAAGCGTTGGATATTGCAAGACATCAGGTAGAAGGTGGCGCGCAGGTGATAGATATCAATATGGATGATGGTCTAATTGATGGAAAAGAAGCAATGGTTAGGTTTTTAAATTTAATTATGGCAGAACCTGATATCGCAAGAGTTCCTATCATGATTGATAGTTCTAAATGGGATATTATCGAAGCTGGTTTACAGGTGGTACAAGGAAAATGTGTAGTAAATTCTATTAGTCTTAAGGAAGGTGAAGAAGAGTTTATTACTCATGCCAAAAAAATTAAACGGTATGGAGCTGCCGTAATAATTATGGCTTTTGATGAGGTTGGCCAAGCAGATAATTATGAACGCCGAATTGAGATTTCAAAAAGATCTTATGATATTTTAGTAAATCAGGTGAATTTTCCTCCTGAGGATATCATATTTGATCTAAATATATTTCCTGTTGCAACCGGAATGGAAGAGCATCGGAAAAATGCTATTGATTTTATTGAAGCTACAAGATGGGTTCGAGAAAACCTACCACATTGCAGTGTGAGTGGAGGTGTTAGTAATGTTTCTTTTTCTTTTAGAGGAAACAACCCTGTTCGGGAAGCAATGCATTCAGTGTTTTTATATCATGCCATAAAAGCTGGTATGAATATGGGAATCGTAAACCCTGCAATGTTAGAGGTGTATGATGATATTCCTAAGGACCTCCTTGAACATGTAGAAGATGTGATCTTAGACCGAAGAGATGATGCTACAGAAAGATTATTGGACTTTGCAGAAACTGTTGTAGGGACTAGTAAGGAAAAAACTGTTGACCTCTCTTGGAGAGAAGAATCTCTACAAAATAGAATTACCAGAGCACTCGTTAAAGGGATTGATCAATATATCGTTGAAGATGTAGAAGAAGCAAGACAAGCAGCTGATAAGCCTATAGAAGTGATAGAAGGGAATCTGATGACAGGTATGAACGTCGTTGGAGATTTATTTGGGTCTGGTAAAATGTTCTTGCCGCAAGTAGTGAAATCCGCCAGAGTCATGAAAAAGGCAGTGGCTCATTTATTGCCCTATATTGAAGAAGAAAAAAAGAAAAATCCTCAGTTAGCACAAGGAAATGGATCAGCAGGCAAAGTTCTTATGGCTACAGTAAAAGGCGATGTTCATGATATTGGAAAAAATATAGTCTCTGTAGTGCTTGGGTGTAATAATTACGAAATTGTGGATATGGGAGTGATGGTTCCCCCAGAAAAGATTATTCAAACAGCTATTGATGAACAAGTAGATATCATTGGATTAAGCGGTTTAATTACTCCATCATTAGACGAAATGGTGTTTTTAGCTAAAGAAATGGAACGTAGAAATTTTAAAGTTCCTTTACTAATAGGAGGAGCTACTACATCAAAAGCACATACTGCTGTTAAGATTGATCCTCAATATAAAAATGCAGTAGTTCATGTAAATGATGCGTCCAGAGCAGTTACTGTTGTGGGGGATTTACTCAATAAAAGAAGTAATCAAAAATATGTAGGTGATCTCAAAGATGATTATGAAAAATTTAGAGAAGGGTTTCTTAAAAGGACAAAACAAAAAGAATATTTGTCTATTGAAGATGCACGAAAAAATAAATATAAGATTGACTGGTCTTCTTCATGTATTATAAAACCAAACAAATTAGGAGTTCAGGTTATTGAAGATTTTGATTTAAAAAAACTAGAACCTTTTATCGATTGGACACCTTTCTTCAGATCCTGGGATTTGCACGGTAAATACCCAGCAATTTTAACTGATGAAGTCGTCGGTGAACAAGCTGCTTCATTGTATAAAGATGCACAAGAATTATTACAAAAAGTATTTAATGAAAAATTGCTTGGAGCAAAAGCCGTGTATGGTTTGTTCGAAGCTAATACTGTGAATAACGATGATGTTTTAATTAAATCAGGATCCAAAAACTTTAAGTTCAGGACATTAAGACAGCAATTAAAGAAACATGCAGGCAAACCTAATTTTGCATTGGCTGATTTTGTTGCTCCGAAAGAAAGTGAGATACAAGATTATATGGGGTGTTTTTGTGTTACTACTGGTTTTGGAACCAAAGAACTTGCAGAAGCTTTTGAAGCAGATCTGGATGATTATAATTCAATAATGATTAAAGCTTTAGCAGATCGTCTTGCCGAAGCTTTTGCAGAATGTTTACATCAGAAAATACGAAAAGAAGATTGGGGATACGCTAAAGAAGAAAAATTATCAAATGAAGAATTAATTAAAGAATCGTATAAAGGTATTAGACCAGCACCAGGATATCCAGCTTGCCCAGATCATTTAGAAAAATTAACAATTTGGGAAGTATTACAAGTCAAAGATAGAATTGGAGTTGAACTTACAGAAGGACTTGCTATGTGGCCTGCTGCATCGGTTTCGGGATATTATTTTGCAAACCCAGAAGCTAGATATTTTGGATTAGGGAAAATAAAAGAAGATCAGGTGAAGGATTTTGCCGATAGAAAAAATATTGATTTCGAATATGCGCAAAAATGGTTAAGTCCTAATATCATTGACTAA